In Bos indicus x Bos taurus breed Angus x Brahman F1 hybrid chromosome 23, Bos_hybrid_MaternalHap_v2.0, whole genome shotgun sequence, a single genomic region encodes these proteins:
- the PPP1R3G gene encoding protein phosphatase 1 regulatory subunit 3G, which translates to MEPRGVLLSAEAPGPAPSEEPGAAGEPPAAGAPITEGGCVAAAPRPDAERGSSQELVTPREQEAQLESRRRARSFLLPADTILQAAQVLRQRQPPAPGPEGGEAAEDAPLGPGDCCAKCKKRVQFADALGLSLARVKHFSEAEEPQVPPAVLSRLRSFPARAEDMEGLPSPLAAVVAAPRRAPPPPGLQPLFELPGPSAAAARLRRQRVCLERVQCAAPGGAEVTGSGRVLGCPGPRTVAVRYTFTEWRSFLDVPAELRPEPGKPLPPDAPSGEAGDAEEPDAERFHFALSLPPGLLPKEGEDADAPGLAVHFAICYRCAQGEYWDNNAGANYTLRSGRPPDAL; encoded by the coding sequence ATGGAGCCCCGGGGGGTGCTGCTAAGTGCGGAGGCGCCGGGACCCGCGCCCTCGGAAGAGCCCGGGGCAGCCGGGGAGCCGCCCGCCGCGGGAGCGCCCATCACGGAGGGCGGCTGCGTGGCGGCGGCCCCGAGACCCGACGCCGAGCGTGGGTCCTCGCAGGAGCTGGTCACCCCGCGGGAGCAGGAGGCGCAGCTGGAGAGCCGCCGCCGCGCGCGCTCCTTCTTGCTGCCCGCCGACACGATCTTGCAGGCGGCCCAGGTCCTGCGGCAGCGCCAGCCGCCTGCCCCGGGGCCGGAGGGCGGCGAGGCGGCCGAGGACGCGCCGCTCGGTCCGGGCGACTGCTGCGCCAAGTGCAAGAAGCGGGTTCAGTTCGCAGACGCGCTGGGGCTGAGCCTGGCCCGCGTGAAGCACTTCAGCGAGGCCGAGGAGCCGCAGGTGCCGCCCGCCGTGCTCTCCCGTCTGCGCAGCTTCCCGGCGCGCGCCGAGGACATGGAGGGGCTCCCCAGCCCGCTGGCCGCCGTGGTGGCCGCGCCCCgccgcgcgccgccgccgcccgggctGCAGCCCCTTTTCGAGCTGCCCGGGCCGAGCGCCGCGGCCGCGCGCCTGCGGAGACAGCGCGTGTGCCTGGAGCGCGTGCAGTGCGCGGCGCCCGGCGGCGCGGAGGTGACCGGCTCGGGCCGGGTGCTGGGCTGCCCCGGGCCGCGCACCGTGGCCGTGCGCTACACCTTCACCGAGTGGCGCTCCTTCCTGGACGTGCCGGCCGAGCTGCGGCCCGAGCCGGGGAAGCCTCTGCCGCCGGACGCGCCGTCGGGGGAGGCAGGGGACGCCGAGGAGCCCGACGCCGAGCGCTTCCACTTCGCGCTGTCCCTGCCCCCGGGCCTGCTGCCCAAGGAGGGGGAGGACGCGGACGCTCCGGGCCTCGCCGTCCACTTCGCCATCTGCTACCGCTGCGCCCAGGGCGAGTACTGGGACAACAACGCGGGGGCTAACTACACGCTGCGCTCGGGGCGCCCGCCCGACGCGCTCTGA